The DNA segment GAAGGGGCGGTTGGATATACCGGCCAGAGGAGCCAAGAGGAGTTTTCCCTTTAGGATCAAGTTTCCTATAGTCATGCCGACAATATAATTAAGCCAATTTTTTATAGCAAGGCTGTTAACAAGAATCTGGGATTGCAGTCATTGTGACCGTTATTTTACTGATAATAATGTAATTTTGTAGCATATTGAAAGGAGTCCCGTATGCCGGAGATTATAGTCAAATACGAGGACAAAATCATTGAGCGGATTGTATCGGAGAAAAAACGTATTACCATCGGACGTACCAGCGATAACGATATTACTCTTGAAAACCGGGGTGTCTCTCGTCGGCATGCTCAGATTGAGTTTAATGATAATGCGGCCGTCATTATCGATAACGAATCACTAAACGGGACCTTTGTCAACAATCGGCGTATCACCGAAGAAATCCTGCGCGACAATGATGAAATTGTGATCGGTAAATATACTCTGGTCTATCACAGTGAAAACAGCCGGGAGGAATCAGGCGCCCATCTTGATGGAACCATGGTCCTTAAAACTAAAAAACAAAATGACCTGGTCCAGCGCGATAAGTATGAAAAAGAGCTTGTCCATCGCATGGGCGGCTCCCTGTTGCTGGGTGAGGAGAATGTCGATTTCTCGGAATACCAGATTGACCATGCCATCACCACCATCGGTAAAGCGAAATTCG comes from the Candidatus Zixiibacteriota bacterium genome and includes:
- a CDS encoding FHA domain-containing protein, translated to MPEIIVKYEDKIIERIVSEKKRITIGRTSDNDITLENRGVSRRHAQIEFNDNAAVIIDNESLNGTFVNNRRITEEILRDNDEIVIGKYTLVYHSENSREESGAHLDGTMVLKTKKQNDLVQRDKYEKELVHRMGGSLLLGEENVDFSEYQIDHAITTIGKAKFVHVHAKGFLLSGIQAKIVREQEQFMIVNLGRKGKTKVNGEEISRQTLKNGDIVQIGKSVFRFVEGR